Proteins encoded by one window of Anguilla rostrata isolate EN2019 chromosome 9, ASM1855537v3, whole genome shotgun sequence:
- the ache gene encoding acetylcholinesterase isoform X2 has product MGSSSLFLSSHLSLLLLLSLLPSPVVWADPGLTVSTRQGEVRGVRLPVPDGGQVTAFLGIPFAEPPVGRRRFRAPEPKRAWSGVLNASTYPNACCQPVDSSYPGFPGTEMWNPNREMSEDCLYLNLWAPAPPAPRNLSVMVWIYGGGFYSGSSSLDVYDGRYLAHAERVLVVSMNYRVGALGFLALPGSPDAPGNVGLLDQRLALRWVQENVRFFGGDPRRVTIFGESAGGASVGMHLLSPGSRALFARAILQSGVPNCPWATVSAGEARRRAALLAQLVNCAPGNDSELVACLRARPPEELLAQEWRVLPHSSLFRFSFVPVVDGAVLPDAPDALLRSGDFAHVQILLGVNRNEGSYFLLYGAPGFSKDNDSLISRRDFLEGVRLSVPHASDIAREAVVLLYTDWLDEDDPRKNRDAMDGIVGDHNVICPLQHFARSYAQSHAQAGGAGGAGAGRGDSAEGNSPGGVYLYLFDHRASNLPWPEWMGVIHGYEIEFVFGLPLERRLNYTAQEEQLSRRMMRYWANFARTGDPNLNADGTTDARQKWPAFTPTEQWFVGLDTEPLKLHRGLRNQPCALWNRFLPRLLDITGNIDEAERQWKVEFHRWSSYMMHWKSQFDHYSKQERCTDL; this is encoded by the exons ATGggatcctcctctctcttcctctcctcccacctctccctcctcctcctcctctccctcctcccctctcctgtggTTTGGGCGGACCCCGGCCTCACCGTCTCCACGCGGCAGGGGGAGGTGCGGGGGGTGCGGCTGCCCGTGCCGGACGGCGGTCAGGTGACGGCATTCCTGGGGATCCCATTCGCCGAGCCCCCTGTGGGGAGGCGGCGCTTCCGGGCGCCAGAGCCCAAGCGGGCGTGGTCGGGCGTGCTGAACGCCAGCACCTACCCCAACGCCTGCTGCCAGCCCGTGGACTCCTCCTACCCGGGCTTCCCCGGCACCGAGATGTGGAACCCCAACCGGGAGATGAGCGAGGACTGCCTGTACCTCAACCTgtgggcccccgccccccctgcgcCCCGAAACCTGTCTGTGATGGTGTGGATCTACGGCGGCGGCTTCTACAGCGGCTCGTCCTCGCTGGACGTGTACGACGGGCGCTACCTGGCGCACGCCGAGCGGGTGCTGGTGGTCTCCATGAACTACCGCGTGGGCGCGCTGGGCTTCCTGGCGCTGCCCGGCTCCCCCGACGCCCCCGGCAACGTGGGGCTGCTGGACCAGCGGCTCGCCCTGCGCTGGGTGCAGGAGAACGTGCGCTTCTTCGGGGGGGACCCCCGGCGGGTCACCATATTTGGGGAGAGCGCGGGCGGGGCGTCGGTGGGGATGCACCTGCTGTCCCCGGGGAGCCGGGCCCTGTTCGCCCGCGCCATCCTGCAGAGCGGCGTTCCCAACTGCCCCTGGGCCACGGTGAGCGCGGGGGAGGCCCGGCGccgcgccgccctgctggcccaGCTGGTCAACTGCGCCCCGGGCAACGACAGCGAGCTGGTGGCCTGTCTGCGGGCGCGGCCACCCGAGGAGCTGCTGGCGCAGGAGTGGCGCGTGCTCCCCCACAGCAGCCTGTTCCGCTTCTCCTTCGTGCCCGTGGTGGACGGCGCGGTGCTCCCCGACGCGCCCGACGCCCTGCTCCGCTCCGGCGACTTCGCCCACGTGCAGATCCTGCTGGGCGTCAACCGCAACGAGGGCTCCTACTTCCTGCTCTACGGCGCCCCCGGCTTCAGCAAGGACAACGACAGCCTGATCTCGCGGCGCGACTTCCTGGAGGGCGTGCGGCTGAGCGTGCCGCACGCCAGCGACATCGCGCGGGAGGCCGTGGTGCTGCTCTACACTGATTGGCTAGACGAGGACGACCCGCGCAAGAACCGTGACGCCATGGACGGCATCGTGGGCGACCACAACGTCATCTGCCCCCTGCAGCACTTCGCCCGCTCCTACGCCCAGAGCCACGCccaggcgggcggggccggaggggcgggggcagggaggggggactCTGCTGAGGGAAACTCCCCAG GGGGCgtgtacctgtacctgtttgACCACCGTGCGTCAAACCTGCCGTGGCCAGAGTGGATGGGCGTGATCCACGGCTACGAGATCGAGTTTGTGTTTGGGCTCCCGCTGGAGAGGAGGCTCAACTACACCGCCCAGGAGGAGCAGCTCAGCCGCCGCATGATGAGATACTGGGCCAACTTCGCCCGCACCGG GGACCCCAACCTGAACGCGGACGGCACCACGGACGCGCGGCAGAAGTGGCCGGCCTTCACGCCCACTGAGCAGTGGTTTGTGGGATTGGACACGGAGCCGCTGAAGCTGCACCGCGGCCTGAGGAACCAGCCCTGCGCGCTGTGGAACCGCTTCCTACCCCGCCTGCTGGACATCACTG GGAATATTGATGAGGCAGAGCGCCAGTGGAAGGTTGAGTTTCACCGTTGGAGCTCCTACATGATGCACTGGAAGAGTCAATTTGACCACTACAGCAAGCAGGAGCGCTGTACAGACctctga
- the im:7136398 gene encoding schwannomin-interacting protein 1 isoform X2: MEEEKERESEREEEKERESEREEEKETDETEDFAQAAEGAVLSCQEGTSKDDSDLPIMHWEALSLRIAELERQEEERKERLKSSAEVERENVSVGWMEERDGGSWWEDVEADRSRRITAITSRYGDRIVLPVTGFNRFHNQKNLQLCFINDSDSEDDEEGEQAGGETSREARGRGQADQAPPPVTRGLKMEVRAALSALRDKLWTEQKQEVERKPLTLSELQALSLQELSSLRASLTQAIHDLSSELVNRLLTRDQLRTEQDAMLLDVEDMTSL, encoded by the exons atggaggaggagaaagagagagagagcgagagagaggaggagaaggagcgagagagcgagagggaagaggagaaggagaccGACGAGACTGAGGATTTTGCTCAGGCAGCAGAAGGGGCAGTCCTCTCGTGCCAAGAGGGGACCTCAAAGGATGACTCTGacttacccataatgcactgggaGGCTCTAAGCCTGCGCATTGCTGAGCtggagagacaggaggaggagaggaaggaaaggttaaag AGCTCTGCAGAGGTGGAGCGAGAGAATGTGTCAGTGGGTTGGatggaagagagggatggagggagctGGTGGGAGGATGTGGAGGCGGACAGAAGCCGGAGGATCACAGCGATCACTTCACGGTACGGCGACAGGATCGTGCTGCCAGTAACCGGCTTTAACAG GTTCCACAACCAGAAGAACCTGCAGCTCTGCTTCATCAATGACAGTGACAGCGAGGATGACGAGGAGGGAGAGCAGGCAGGCGGAGAG ACCTCAAGAGAGGCCCGTGGGCGTGGCCAAGCGgatcaggccccgccccctgtgaCACGAGGACTGAAGATGGAGGTGAGGGCGGCACTGAGCGCACTCAGAGACAAGCTGTGGACTGAGCAGAAACAGGAG GTGGAGAGGAAGCCGTTGACTCTCAGTGAACTCCAGGCCCTCAGTCTGCAGGAGCTGAGCTCTCTCAGAGCCTCACTCACTCAGGCCATCCACG acCTGAGCTCTGAGCTGGTGAATCGACTGCTGACGCGGGACCAGCTGAGGACAGAACAGGATGCCATGCTGCTGGATGTGGAGGacatgacatcactgtga
- the im:7136398 gene encoding schwannomin-interacting protein 1 isoform X1, which translates to MEEEKERESEREEEKERESEREEEKETDETEDFAQAAEGAVLSCQEGTSKDDSDLPIMHWEALSLRIAELERQEEERKERLKSSAEVERENVSVGWMEERDGGSWWEDVEADRSRRITAITSRYGDRIVLPVTGFNRFHNQKNLQLCFINDSDSEDDEEGEQAGGETSREARGRGQADQAPPPVTRGLKMEVRAALSALRDKLWTEQKQERLACAATQVERKPLTLSELQALSLQELSSLRASLTQAIHDLSSELVNRLLTRDQLRTEQDAMLLDVEDMTSL; encoded by the exons atggaggaggagaaagagagagagagcgagagagaggaggagaaggagcgagagagcgagagggaagaggagaaggagaccGACGAGACTGAGGATTTTGCTCAGGCAGCAGAAGGGGCAGTCCTCTCGTGCCAAGAGGGGACCTCAAAGGATGACTCTGacttacccataatgcactgggaGGCTCTAAGCCTGCGCATTGCTGAGCtggagagacaggaggaggagaggaaggaaaggttaaag AGCTCTGCAGAGGTGGAGCGAGAGAATGTGTCAGTGGGTTGGatggaagagagggatggagggagctGGTGGGAGGATGTGGAGGCGGACAGAAGCCGGAGGATCACAGCGATCACTTCACGGTACGGCGACAGGATCGTGCTGCCAGTAACCGGCTTTAACAG GTTCCACAACCAGAAGAACCTGCAGCTCTGCTTCATCAATGACAGTGACAGCGAGGATGACGAGGAGGGAGAGCAGGCAGGCGGAGAG ACCTCAAGAGAGGCCCGTGGGCGTGGCCAAGCGgatcaggccccgccccctgtgaCACGAGGACTGAAGATGGAGGTGAGGGCGGCACTGAGCGCACTCAGAGACAAGCTGTGGACTGAGCAGAAACAGGAG cGGTTAGCGTGTGCTGCTACACAGGTGGAGAGGAAGCCGTTGACTCTCAGTGAACTCCAGGCCCTCAGTCTGCAGGAGCTGAGCTCTCTCAGAGCCTCACTCACTCAGGCCATCCACG acCTGAGCTCTGAGCTGGTGAATCGACTGCTGACGCGGGACCAGCTGAGGACAGAACAGGATGCCATGCTGCTGGATGTGGAGGacatgacatcactgtga
- the ache gene encoding acetylcholinesterase isoform X1 — protein sequence MCCCVFVSACVTLPEQSHARALTALRDARLLILVREQNSTATMGSSSLFLSSHLSLLLLLSLLPSPVVWADPGLTVSTRQGEVRGVRLPVPDGGQVTAFLGIPFAEPPVGRRRFRAPEPKRAWSGVLNASTYPNACCQPVDSSYPGFPGTEMWNPNREMSEDCLYLNLWAPAPPAPRNLSVMVWIYGGGFYSGSSSLDVYDGRYLAHAERVLVVSMNYRVGALGFLALPGSPDAPGNVGLLDQRLALRWVQENVRFFGGDPRRVTIFGESAGGASVGMHLLSPGSRALFARAILQSGVPNCPWATVSAGEARRRAALLAQLVNCAPGNDSELVACLRARPPEELLAQEWRVLPHSSLFRFSFVPVVDGAVLPDAPDALLRSGDFAHVQILLGVNRNEGSYFLLYGAPGFSKDNDSLISRRDFLEGVRLSVPHASDIAREAVVLLYTDWLDEDDPRKNRDAMDGIVGDHNVICPLQHFARSYAQSHAQAGGAGGAGAGRGDSAEGNSPGGVYLYLFDHRASNLPWPEWMGVIHGYEIEFVFGLPLERRLNYTAQEEQLSRRMMRYWANFARTGDPNLNADGTTDARQKWPAFTPTEQWFVGLDTEPLKLHRGLRNQPCALWNRFLPRLLDITGNIDEAERQWKVEFHRWSSYMMHWKSQFDHYSKQERCTDL from the exons atgtgttgttgtgtgtttgtgagtgcgtgcgtaACACTCCCGGAGCAGTCACATGCCCGTGCACTAACTGCACTACGGGACGCAcg ACTGCTGATCCTGGTGagagaacagaacagcacagcaacCATGggatcctcctctctcttcctctcctcccacctctccctcctcctcctcctctccctcctcccctctcctgtggTTTGGGCGGACCCCGGCCTCACCGTCTCCACGCGGCAGGGGGAGGTGCGGGGGGTGCGGCTGCCCGTGCCGGACGGCGGTCAGGTGACGGCATTCCTGGGGATCCCATTCGCCGAGCCCCCTGTGGGGAGGCGGCGCTTCCGGGCGCCAGAGCCCAAGCGGGCGTGGTCGGGCGTGCTGAACGCCAGCACCTACCCCAACGCCTGCTGCCAGCCCGTGGACTCCTCCTACCCGGGCTTCCCCGGCACCGAGATGTGGAACCCCAACCGGGAGATGAGCGAGGACTGCCTGTACCTCAACCTgtgggcccccgccccccctgcgcCCCGAAACCTGTCTGTGATGGTGTGGATCTACGGCGGCGGCTTCTACAGCGGCTCGTCCTCGCTGGACGTGTACGACGGGCGCTACCTGGCGCACGCCGAGCGGGTGCTGGTGGTCTCCATGAACTACCGCGTGGGCGCGCTGGGCTTCCTGGCGCTGCCCGGCTCCCCCGACGCCCCCGGCAACGTGGGGCTGCTGGACCAGCGGCTCGCCCTGCGCTGGGTGCAGGAGAACGTGCGCTTCTTCGGGGGGGACCCCCGGCGGGTCACCATATTTGGGGAGAGCGCGGGCGGGGCGTCGGTGGGGATGCACCTGCTGTCCCCGGGGAGCCGGGCCCTGTTCGCCCGCGCCATCCTGCAGAGCGGCGTTCCCAACTGCCCCTGGGCCACGGTGAGCGCGGGGGAGGCCCGGCGccgcgccgccctgctggcccaGCTGGTCAACTGCGCCCCGGGCAACGACAGCGAGCTGGTGGCCTGTCTGCGGGCGCGGCCACCCGAGGAGCTGCTGGCGCAGGAGTGGCGCGTGCTCCCCCACAGCAGCCTGTTCCGCTTCTCCTTCGTGCCCGTGGTGGACGGCGCGGTGCTCCCCGACGCGCCCGACGCCCTGCTCCGCTCCGGCGACTTCGCCCACGTGCAGATCCTGCTGGGCGTCAACCGCAACGAGGGCTCCTACTTCCTGCTCTACGGCGCCCCCGGCTTCAGCAAGGACAACGACAGCCTGATCTCGCGGCGCGACTTCCTGGAGGGCGTGCGGCTGAGCGTGCCGCACGCCAGCGACATCGCGCGGGAGGCCGTGGTGCTGCTCTACACTGATTGGCTAGACGAGGACGACCCGCGCAAGAACCGTGACGCCATGGACGGCATCGTGGGCGACCACAACGTCATCTGCCCCCTGCAGCACTTCGCCCGCTCCTACGCCCAGAGCCACGCccaggcgggcggggccggaggggcgggggcagggaggggggactCTGCTGAGGGAAACTCCCCAG GGGGCgtgtacctgtacctgtttgACCACCGTGCGTCAAACCTGCCGTGGCCAGAGTGGATGGGCGTGATCCACGGCTACGAGATCGAGTTTGTGTTTGGGCTCCCGCTGGAGAGGAGGCTCAACTACACCGCCCAGGAGGAGCAGCTCAGCCGCCGCATGATGAGATACTGGGCCAACTTCGCCCGCACCGG GGACCCCAACCTGAACGCGGACGGCACCACGGACGCGCGGCAGAAGTGGCCGGCCTTCACGCCCACTGAGCAGTGGTTTGTGGGATTGGACACGGAGCCGCTGAAGCTGCACCGCGGCCTGAGGAACCAGCCCTGCGCGCTGTGGAACCGCTTCCTACCCCGCCTGCTGGACATCACTG GGAATATTGATGAGGCAGAGCGCCAGTGGAAGGTTGAGTTTCACCGTTGGAGCTCCTACATGATGCACTGGAAGAGTCAATTTGACCACTACAGCAAGCAGGAGCGCTGTACAGACctctga
- the LOC135264246 gene encoding P2Y purinoceptor 3 isoform X1, with the protein MKVSVSVTGGGNSTASGCSIDESYKYVFLPLCYSFTFLCSLSLNSVVLLRAFRRSRRWNASLVYMANLAATDLMYGLSLPFLVASYVMRDRWVFGDFMCRLVRFLFYFNLYCSIYFLTCVSVHRYLGICHPMKTITLETKRAAKGTCGMVWAVVFVLTSPIFRFAQTGYVMRGGGAKGGAGPAETFQNCWDDAIDEEFSEYVPYGIILHLLGFFVPFVIIAWCYSHVVLTIFRALRSQPHLQEGGAGGGAVSGPACLHIRRRRKSIRTIVTITLLFALCFLPFHVTRTLFLVLKGWRGVRCDSMRAVSICYKVTRPLASFNAWLNALLYFITKDKSAPCCPRHKPSHRALLWPLRMLGGVAEREGPGGGGGAKEKENESKSSGNIF; encoded by the coding sequence ATGAAGGTGAGCGTCTCCGTGACGGGGGGCGGGAACTCCACGGCCTCCGGCTGCAGCATCGACGAGTCGTACAAGTACGTGTTCCTCCCGCTGTGCTACTCCTTCACCTTCCTGTGCAGCCTGTCGCTGAACTCGGTGGTCCTGCTCCGGGCCTTCCGCCGCAGCCGCCGCTGGAACGCCTCGCTGGTCTACATGGCCAACCTGGCCGCCACAGACCTGATGTACGGCCTGTCGCTGCCCTTCCTGGTGGCCAGCTACGTCATGCGCGACCGCTGGGTGTTCGGCGACTTCATGTGCCGCCTGGTGCGCTTCCTCTTCTACTTCAACCTGTACTGCAGCATCTACTTCCTCACCTGCGTGTCCGTCCACCGCTACCTGGGCATCTGCCACCCCATGAAGACCATCACCCTGGAGACCAAGCGAGCCGCCAAGGGCACCTGCGGGATGGTGTGGGCCGTGGTCTTCGTGCTGACCAGCCCCATCTTCCGCTTCGCTCAGACGGGCTACGTCatgagagggggcggggccaagggcggggcggggccggcagAGACTTTCCAGAACTGCTGGGACGACGCCATCGATGAGGAGTTCTCGGAGTACGTGCCCTACGGGATCATCCTGCACCTGCTGGGGTTCTTCGTGCCCTTCGTCATCATCGCCTGGTGCTACTCCCACGTGGTGCTCACCATCTTCCGGGCGCTGAGGTCCCAGCCGCACctgcaggagggcggggccgggggcggggcggtctCAGGCCCCGCCTGCCTGCACATCCGGCGGCGGCGCAAGTCGATCCGGACCATTGTGACGATCACGCTGCTGTTCGCGCTCTGCTTCCTCCCCTTCCACGTGACGCGCACGCTGTTCCTGGTGCTGAAGGGCTGGCGGGGCGTGCGCTGCGACTCCATGCGCGCCGTGTCCATCTGCTACAAGGTCACGCGCCCGCTCGCCTCCTTCAACGCCTGGCTCAACGCCCTGCTCTACTTCATCACCAAGGacaagagcgccccctgctgcccacGCCACAAGCCCTCCCACCGCGCCCTCCTCTGGCCCCTCAGGATGCTGGGAGGGGTAGccgagagggaggggccaggagggggaggcggggccaaaGAGAAGGAGAATGAATCCAAATCTTcaggaaatatattttga
- the LOC135264243 gene encoding P2R1A-PPP2R2A-interacting phosphatase regulator 1 isoform X2 yields the protein MERMEVDQCAGAAAGGGGGALRRSNSAPMISGVSDAMTVFSPTSSARFRRSSMSVNHSCPGRALPLSPFSLASERQDHKRLEESVELHLRENLQRMSASSSAPHPPVSHWHDHTSLGIHSLDSGVTPNSSPSPTRRFRGAAQNDAVRWPALTPLKRKGGVESDGPPKKLFVAGVTDAPHIAGYTVSVAQATGSPVGGVSVCASPQGSPLPISPPPSFTSHHPSF from the exons ATGGAGCGGATGGAGGTGGACCAGTGCGCAGGCGCAGCTGCGGGCGGCGGAGGCGGGGCTCTACGCAGGTCGAACAGCGCCCCCATGATCAGCGGTGTTAG TGATGCCATGACGGTGTTCAGTCCCACCAGCTCGGCAAGATTTCGCCGGAGCAGTATGTCCGTGAACCACAGCTGTCCTGGGCGG gccctccccctgtcccccttcTCGTTGGCCAGCGAGAGACAGGATCATAAAAGGCTG GAGGAGAGTGTGGAGCTGCACCTGAGAGAGAATCTGCAGAGGATGAG TGCTTCATCTTCAGCTCCTCATCCTCCTGTCAGTCACTGGCATGACCACACCTCCCTG GGGATACATTCACTTGACAGTGGTGTCACACCAAACTCATCCCCAAGTCCAACAAGGAGGTTCAGAGG GGCGGCGCAAAACGATGCAGTGAGGTGGCCCGCTCTAACGCCGCTGAAAAGGAAAg GAGGAGTCGAGTCCGATGGACCCCCAAAGAAGCTGTTTGTTGCCGGGGTGACGGATGCACCTCACATCGCCGGTTACACAGTCAG tgttGCCCAGGCTACCGGATCACCAGTGGGCGGGGTTTCGGTTTGTGCCAGCCCACAGGGCAGCCCCCTCCctatctccccccctccctccttcacttCCCACCACCCAAGCTTCTGA
- the LOC135264246 gene encoding P2Y purinoceptor 2 isoform X2: protein MANLAATDLMYGLSLPFLVASYVMRDRWVFGDFMCRLVRFLFYFNLYCSIYFLTCVSVHRYLGICHPMKTITLETKRAAKGTCGMVWAVVFVLTSPIFRFAQTGYVMRGGGAKGGAGPAETFQNCWDDAIDEEFSEYVPYGIILHLLGFFVPFVIIAWCYSHVVLTIFRALRSQPHLQEGGAGGGAVSGPACLHIRRRRKSIRTIVTITLLFALCFLPFHVTRTLFLVLKGWRGVRCDSMRAVSICYKVTRPLASFNAWLNALLYFITKDKSAPCCPRHKPSHRALLWPLRMLGGVAEREGPGGGGGAKEKENESKSSGNIF from the coding sequence ATGGCCAACCTGGCCGCCACAGACCTGATGTACGGCCTGTCGCTGCCCTTCCTGGTGGCCAGCTACGTCATGCGCGACCGCTGGGTGTTCGGCGACTTCATGTGCCGCCTGGTGCGCTTCCTCTTCTACTTCAACCTGTACTGCAGCATCTACTTCCTCACCTGCGTGTCCGTCCACCGCTACCTGGGCATCTGCCACCCCATGAAGACCATCACCCTGGAGACCAAGCGAGCCGCCAAGGGCACCTGCGGGATGGTGTGGGCCGTGGTCTTCGTGCTGACCAGCCCCATCTTCCGCTTCGCTCAGACGGGCTACGTCatgagagggggcggggccaagggcggggcggggccggcagAGACTTTCCAGAACTGCTGGGACGACGCCATCGATGAGGAGTTCTCGGAGTACGTGCCCTACGGGATCATCCTGCACCTGCTGGGGTTCTTCGTGCCCTTCGTCATCATCGCCTGGTGCTACTCCCACGTGGTGCTCACCATCTTCCGGGCGCTGAGGTCCCAGCCGCACctgcaggagggcggggccgggggcggggcggtctCAGGCCCCGCCTGCCTGCACATCCGGCGGCGGCGCAAGTCGATCCGGACCATTGTGACGATCACGCTGCTGTTCGCGCTCTGCTTCCTCCCCTTCCACGTGACGCGCACGCTGTTCCTGGTGCTGAAGGGCTGGCGGGGCGTGCGCTGCGACTCCATGCGCGCCGTGTCCATCTGCTACAAGGTCACGCGCCCGCTCGCCTCCTTCAACGCCTGGCTCAACGCCCTGCTCTACTTCATCACCAAGGacaagagcgccccctgctgcccacGCCACAAGCCCTCCCACCGCGCCCTCCTCTGGCCCCTCAGGATGCTGGGAGGGGTAGccgagagggaggggccaggagggggaggcggggccaaaGAGAAGGAGAATGAATCCAAATCTTcaggaaatatattttga
- the LOC135264243 gene encoding P2R1A-PPP2R2A-interacting phosphatase regulator 1 isoform X1 encodes MERMEVDQCAGAAAGGGGGALRRSNSAPMISGVSDAMTVFSPTSSARFRRSSMSVNHSCPGRALPLSPFSLASERQDHKRLEESVELHLRENLQRMSASSSAPHPPVSHWHDHTSLGIHSLDSGVTPNSSPSPTRRFRGRAAQNDAVRWPALTPLKRKGGVESDGPPKKLFVAGVTDAPHIAGYTVSVAQATGSPVGGVSVCASPQGSPLPISPPPSFTSHHPSF; translated from the exons ATGGAGCGGATGGAGGTGGACCAGTGCGCAGGCGCAGCTGCGGGCGGCGGAGGCGGGGCTCTACGCAGGTCGAACAGCGCCCCCATGATCAGCGGTGTTAG TGATGCCATGACGGTGTTCAGTCCCACCAGCTCGGCAAGATTTCGCCGGAGCAGTATGTCCGTGAACCACAGCTGTCCTGGGCGG gccctccccctgtcccccttcTCGTTGGCCAGCGAGAGACAGGATCATAAAAGGCTG GAGGAGAGTGTGGAGCTGCACCTGAGAGAGAATCTGCAGAGGATGAG TGCTTCATCTTCAGCTCCTCATCCTCCTGTCAGTCACTGGCATGACCACACCTCCCTG GGGATACATTCACTTGACAGTGGTGTCACACCAAACTCATCCCCAAGTCCAACAAGGAGGTTCAGAGG CAGGGCGGCGCAAAACGATGCAGTGAGGTGGCCCGCTCTAACGCCGCTGAAAAGGAAAg GAGGAGTCGAGTCCGATGGACCCCCAAAGAAGCTGTTTGTTGCCGGGGTGACGGATGCACCTCACATCGCCGGTTACACAGTCAG tgttGCCCAGGCTACCGGATCACCAGTGGGCGGGGTTTCGGTTTGTGCCAGCCCACAGGGCAGCCCCCTCCctatctccccccctccctccttcacttCCCACCACCCAAGCTTCTGA
- the im:7136398 gene encoding schwannomin-interacting protein 1 isoform X3 — protein MEEEKERESEREEEKERESEREEEKETDETEDFAQAAEGAVLSCQEGTSKDDSDLPIMHWEALSLRIAELERQEEERKERLKSSAEVERENVSVGWMEERDGGSWWEDVEADRSRRITAITSRFHNQKNLQLCFINDSDSEDDEEGEQAGGETSREARGRGQADQAPPPVTRGLKMEVRAALSALRDKLWTEQKQERLACAATQVERKPLTLSELQALSLQELSSLRASLTQAIHDLSSELVNRLLTRDQLRTEQDAMLLDVEDMTSL, from the exons atggaggaggagaaagagagagagagcgagagagaggaggagaaggagcgagagagcgagagggaagaggagaaggagaccGACGAGACTGAGGATTTTGCTCAGGCAGCAGAAGGGGCAGTCCTCTCGTGCCAAGAGGGGACCTCAAAGGATGACTCTGacttacccataatgcactgggaGGCTCTAAGCCTGCGCATTGCTGAGCtggagagacaggaggaggagaggaaggaaaggttaaag AGCTCTGCAGAGGTGGAGCGAGAGAATGTGTCAGTGGGTTGGatggaagagagggatggagggagctGGTGGGAGGATGTGGAGGCGGACAGAAGCCGGAGGATCACAGCGATCACTTCACG GTTCCACAACCAGAAGAACCTGCAGCTCTGCTTCATCAATGACAGTGACAGCGAGGATGACGAGGAGGGAGAGCAGGCAGGCGGAGAG ACCTCAAGAGAGGCCCGTGGGCGTGGCCAAGCGgatcaggccccgccccctgtgaCACGAGGACTGAAGATGGAGGTGAGGGCGGCACTGAGCGCACTCAGAGACAAGCTGTGGACTGAGCAGAAACAGGAG cGGTTAGCGTGTGCTGCTACACAGGTGGAGAGGAAGCCGTTGACTCTCAGTGAACTCCAGGCCCTCAGTCTGCAGGAGCTGAGCTCTCTCAGAGCCTCACTCACTCAGGCCATCCACG acCTGAGCTCTGAGCTGGTGAATCGACTGCTGACGCGGGACCAGCTGAGGACAGAACAGGATGCCATGCTGCTGGATGTGGAGGacatgacatcactgtga
- the im:7136398 gene encoding schwannomin-interacting protein 1 isoform X4 produces MPTKTHIVTRTFAALFPESEQKPSVTTNLLRILWKSSAEVERENVSVGWMEERDGGSWWEDVEADRSRRITAITSRYGDRIVLPVTGFNRFHNQKNLQLCFINDSDSEDDEEGEQAGGETSREARGRGQADQAPPPVTRGLKMEVRAALSALRDKLWTEQKQERLACAATQVERKPLTLSELQALSLQELSSLRASLTQAIHDLSSELVNRLLTRDQLRTEQDAMLLDVEDMTSL; encoded by the exons ATGCCAACAAAGACCCATATTGTGACTAGAACCTTTGCTGCTCTTTTTCCAGAAAGCGAACAAAAGCCTTCGGTCACGACGAACTTACTTCGAATCCTGTGGAAG AGCTCTGCAGAGGTGGAGCGAGAGAATGTGTCAGTGGGTTGGatggaagagagggatggagggagctGGTGGGAGGATGTGGAGGCGGACAGAAGCCGGAGGATCACAGCGATCACTTCACGGTACGGCGACAGGATCGTGCTGCCAGTAACCGGCTTTAACAG GTTCCACAACCAGAAGAACCTGCAGCTCTGCTTCATCAATGACAGTGACAGCGAGGATGACGAGGAGGGAGAGCAGGCAGGCGGAGAG ACCTCAAGAGAGGCCCGTGGGCGTGGCCAAGCGgatcaggccccgccccctgtgaCACGAGGACTGAAGATGGAGGTGAGGGCGGCACTGAGCGCACTCAGAGACAAGCTGTGGACTGAGCAGAAACAGGAG cGGTTAGCGTGTGCTGCTACACAGGTGGAGAGGAAGCCGTTGACTCTCAGTGAACTCCAGGCCCTCAGTCTGCAGGAGCTGAGCTCTCTCAGAGCCTCACTCACTCAGGCCATCCACG acCTGAGCTCTGAGCTGGTGAATCGACTGCTGACGCGGGACCAGCTGAGGACAGAACAGGATGCCATGCTGCTGGATGTGGAGGacatgacatcactgtga